A window of Callospermophilus lateralis isolate mCalLat2 chromosome 17, mCalLat2.hap1, whole genome shotgun sequence contains these coding sequences:
- the Znf510 gene encoding zinc finger protein 510, with protein sequence MVPSSLLGVGCLRACAEARAGPQPPRLFARPSVGRAPRRGLRSRVGTRARVRRALAVRARPGLLPLPGAGPGMSPHPEALPDCGAAGAAGRCGDGECAGRSALHREPAVPAGDRLPPRPSRGQPRAAPSDRHPAPAPAGCPSQFSTLLQERQRMDLSQASVSFQDVTVELTQEEWQHLGPAQRTLYREVMLENYSHLVSLGYCIFKPEVVLKLEQGEAPWFSEEEISNQNDPENYKVDDLIKRNKKIKDKHLQQIIFIKSKTLTREREEIWEKPFTQHTAPICSAKLSFRCKSWGVNFQNIPEFVQNNRNCSTKKTDCHNVGENLPFKIKFSRTHTGENFYEYNKNMQALSYKETLEHKKFQTLEQDLEGNKMGKTCEKADFVTHKSFHTEENSFKGSECRKNLHKITLFDHRRINTREKPPCLNQCGKSSFEKSALEEHNKFNTAMKYHEPNAPRHYFSKQSNLIRPQRTVAEENPSVCIDRTHTGDKSFEYENKRSYQTLTCKVKQRTHSDMKPYRCSECGKSFCQKGHLIQHQRTHTGEKPFECNECGKTFSQKSHLNTHQRIHTAEKPYKCNECGKTFVQKSTLRGHLRIHTGEKPYECIECGKTFVQKSTLRDHHRIHTGEKSFHCNECGKTFGQKSNLRIHQRTHSGEKTYQCNECEKSFWRKDHLIQHQKTHTGEKPFQCNECGKTFARTSTLRVHQRIHTGEKPFKCNECGKKFVRKAILCDHQRIHTGEKPFQCNKCGKTFGQKSNLRIHQRIHSGEKAYECSEYGKVYKSTLCQRTQGGRKLY encoded by the exons ATGGTGCCGAGCAGCCTTCTGGGAGTGGGCTGCCTCCGCGCGTGCGCAGAAGCACGGGCTGGCCCACAGCCGCCGCGTCTCTTCGCGCGGCCAAGCGTCGGGCGCGCGCCTCGGCGAGGCCTCCGGAGCCGCGTGGGGACACGTGCTCGTGTCCGGCGCGCCCTCGCGGTGCGAGCCAGGCCCGGCCTCCTGCCCTTGCCCGGGGCCGGCCCGGGGATGTCGCCGCATCCAGAAGCCCTCCCGGATTGCGGGGCGGCGGGCGCTGCGGGCCGCTGCGGGGACGGTGAGTGCGCGGGGCGCTCTGCCCTCCACCGCGAGCCCGCGGTGCCGGCCGGAGACCGCCTGCCGCCGCGACCCAGCCGGGGCCAGCCCAGGGCCGCGCCCTCGGACCGGCACCCCGCGCCTGCCCCGGCCG GTTGTCCTTCTCAGTTCTCAACTCTCCTCCAAGAGCGACAGAGAATGGACCTATCTCAG GCCTCAGTGTCATTCCAGGATGTGACTGTGGAACTCACCCAGGAGGAGTGGCAGCACTTGGGTCCTGCTCAGAGGACCCTGTACAGAGAGGTGATGCTGGAGAACTATAGCCACCTCGTCTCTCTGG GGTACTGCATTTTCAAACCAGAGGTGGTCCTCAAGTTGGAGCAAGGAGAAGCACCTTGGTTCTCAGAGGAGGAAATTTCAAACCAAAATGACCCAG AAAATTACAAAGTTGATGACTTGATCAAGAGGAACAAGAAAATCAAAGACAAACACTTACAACAGATAATATTCATCAAAAGTAAAACATTgactagagagagagaggaaatttGGGAGAAACCATTTACCCAGCACACAGCTCCAATTTGTTCAGCAAAACTGTCCTTCAGATGTAAATCATGGGGagtgaattttcaaaatattcctgaaTTTGTCCAAAATAATAGAAACTGTTCAACAAAGAAAACAGATTGTCATAATGTAGGTGagaatttgcctttcaaaattaaGTTTAGtagaactcatactggagagaactTTTATGAATACAATAAAAACATGCAAGCCCTCAGTTATAAGGAAACTCTTGAGCATAAGAAGTTTCAAACATTGGAGCAAGATCTTGAAGGTAATAAGATGGGAAAAACCTGTGAGAAGGCCGACTTTGTTACACATAAGAGTTTTCACACAGAAGAAAATTCCTTTAAAGGTAGTGAATGTAGGAAAAACCTTCATAAGATAACTCTTTTTGACCATAGACGAATTAACACCAGGGAGAAACCCCCATGTCTTAACCAGTGTGGAaagtcctcctttgagaagtcaGCCCTGGAGGAACACAATAAATTTAACACTGCTATGAAGTATCATGAACCTAATGCCCCTAGACATTATTTCAGCAAGCAGTCAAACCTCATTCGGCCTCAGAGAACTGTCGCAGAAGAGAATCCATCAGTATGTATCGACAGAACACACACTGGGGATAAATCCTTTGAATATGAAAATAAGAGGTCTTATCAGACACTAACCTGCAAAGTAAAGCAGAGAACTCACTCTGACATGAAACCCTATAGATGTAGTGAATGTGGGAAATCCTTTTGTCAGAAAGGCCATCTCATTCAACACCAGAGAACTCACACAGGAGAGAAACCATTTGAATGTAATGAATGTGGAAAAACTTTCTCCCAAAAGTCCCACCTCAATACACATCAAAGAATTCACACAGCAGAGAAACCCTATAAGTGTAATGAATGTGGGAAGACATTTGTCCAAAAGTCAACCCTCAGGGGACATCTGAGAATCCACACAGGAGAGAAACCCTATGAATGTATTGAGTGTGGGAAAACTTTTGTTCAGAAGTCGACCCTCAGAGATCATCACAGAATTCACACAGGGGAGAAATCCTTTCATTGCAATGAATGTGGAAAAACTTTTGGCCAGAAATCTAACCTTAGAATACATCAAAGAACTCATAGTGGGGAGAAGACATACCAGTGTAATGAATGTGAAAAATCCTTCTGGCGCAAAGATCATCTCATTCAACATCAGAAAACTCACACAGGAGAGAAACCATTTCAGTGTAATGAGTGTGGGAAAACCTTTGCCCGGACATCAACCCTTAGAGTGcatcagagaattcatactggggAGAAACCATTTAAATGTAATGAGTGTGGGAAAAAGTTTGTACGGAAAGCAATCCTTTGTGATCATCAGAGAATTCATACAGGGGAGAAACCCTTTCAGTGTAATAAATGTGGGAAGACGTTTGGGCAAAAATCAAACCTCAGAATACATCAGAGAATTCACAGTGGGGAGAAAGCTTATGAGTGCAGTGAGTATGGGAAAGTGTATAAGTCAACTCTATGTCAGAGAACTCAGGGAGGAAGGAAACTCTATTGA